A genomic window from Cyprinus carpio isolate SPL01 chromosome B9, ASM1834038v1, whole genome shotgun sequence includes:
- the LOC109096757 gene encoding 1-phosphatidylinositol 3-phosphate 5-kinase-like isoform X9: protein MEGKSQDSDLKQYWMPDSQCKECYDCNEKFTTFRRRHHCRLCGQIFCSRCCNQEIPGKFMGYTGDLRACTYCRKIALSYAHSADSSSIGEDLSALSDSPCSVCVLEPTEPRTPVGGRKASRNIFLEEDLAWQRKNSIGMRKNHQESQNSALSSRLTGVQEDMGKSPARKRSASVTNLSLDRSGSSMVPAYESSVSPQNSRALSKADHSEEERKILLDSSQLKDLWKKICHNSTGMEFQDHRYWLRTYPNCIVGKELVNWLLRNGTISTRAQAIAIGQALVDGRWLDCVTHHDQIFRDEYALYRPLQSTEFSETPSPDSESVNSLEGHSEPSWFKDIKFDDSDTEQLADDNDYVTPNSASPSKRTSVSSFHSAVDSDSAASININVEQDNVNFHIKKQAKYPHVPPYPAEQKSMEPHDPFTPETDIHAPMEVLLSEDGGQHISISDAFIKESLFNRRVEEKAKEMLFTPLGWHHSSLDQLREENGEKKAMERLLSANHSHMMALLQQLLYSESLSLSWRDIIVPVVRQVVQTVRPDVRNCDDDMDIRQFVHIKKIPGGKKFDSAVVNGFVCTKNIAHKKMNPYIKNPKILLLKCSIEYLYREETKFTCIDPIVLQEREFLKNYVQRIADVRPNLVLVEKTVSRIAQDMLLEHGISLVINVKPQVLDRVSRMTQGDLVISMDQLLTKPRLGTCHKFYLHSFQLPNNEMKSLMFFDGCPPQLGCTIKLRGASEYELARVKEIIIFMVCVAYHSQLEISFLMDEFAMPPSLTESSSFPCLLESTTLEEEEDNDGYTLGDDYLTLLPEGDFEPGLQEIIKAHSRQASISESSRKDGESPRINKTGSVASFSGGEEEIIKTSTPLSSSTSSLPQPVSPPFLISDLKETSQEVNKAPGEEEKNKELEETLVHRDSTSSETSLPPTRLFRDPLQDDTGLFVTEHVASTDDRLKSISALFKQELKDIILCISPFITFREPYLLTAAGLRCRSRDYFPEQVYLSPLLNKDLKELDGRRKRQLLKESGPSSGSLNNGTVSHQRTIQILPCHKLTGARIIELLGSSQELARMLADYRAQGGRIRQREGMQLRETPPTKAPMKSDSEEDKGAGLNEMTWANKLDCLNPVNHQRLCVLFSSSSAQSNNAPNPCVSPWIVTMEFYGKNDLTLGVFLERYCFRPSYQCPSMYCETPMVHHIRRFVHGNGCVQIVLKELDSPVPGYQHTILNYSWCRICKQVTPVVPLSNDSWSMSFAKYLELRFYGHQYTRRANAEPCGHSIHKDYHQYFSYNQMVASFSYIPVRLLEICLPPPKIIIRSQGPSKANLQQDLKDFSQKVAQVYLAIDDRLTSLKTDTFSKTREEKMEDMFAQKDMEESELRSWIEKLQVRLQTSTMDSPQQLQAVLESVVVKKQGLCETLQCWNNRLQDLFQQEKGRKRLSVPPSPGRHRQATSDESKTSALESSPRNPSPVVPNGEKEDRHLNTFPSSSGSSSLLQLPSPAEQASDVITSGPSFPDQDSVSIPDDMFDGHLLGSNDSQVKEKSTMKTILANLLPGNSYNPIPFPFDPDKHYLMYEHERVPIAVCEREPSSIIAFALSCKEYKTALDELTKTTGKMGGDDISQAFSSGESRAKSSPAKPSDISTSQLSRGSVDADPLKELESGDKQKKQTGNPHIELQFSDANAKFYCRIYYAEEFHKMREAIMESSADDFVRSLSHCVNWQARGGKSGAVFYATEDDRFILKQMPRLEVQSFLDFAPHYFTYITGAVQQKRPTALAKILGVFRIGYKNSQNNTEKKLDLLVMENLFYGRKMAQVFDLKGSLRNRNVKTEHVKESCEVVLLDENLLKLVHDNPLYIRSHSKAILRAAILSDAHFLSSHLIIDYSLLVGRDDATDELVVGIIDYIRTFTWDKKLEMVVKSTGILGGQGKMPTVVSPELYRSRFCEAMDKYFLMVPDHWTGLGLNC, encoded by the exons ATGGAAGGGAAAAGTCAG GACAGTGATCTGAAACAGTACTGGATGCCGGACAGCCAGTGTAAGGAGTGTTACGACTGCAACGAGAAATTCACAACCTTTCGACGCCGTCACCATTGTCGACTCTGCGGTCAAATCTTCTGCAGCCGATGCTGCAACCAGGAAATTCCTGGCAAGTTCATGGGCTATACGG GTGATTTACGGGCTTGTACATACTGTCGTAAGATAGCATTGAGCTACGCTCACTCAGCTGACTCAAGCTCCATCGGAGAAGATCTCAGCGCCTTGTCAGACTCGCCCTGCTCAGTGTGTGTTCTGGAGCCCACCGAGCCACGCACACCTGTGGGGGGCCGCAAAGCCAGCCGGAACATCTTCCTGGAAGAGGACCTGGCCTGGCAAAg AAAAAATTCCATTGGGATGAGGAAGAA TCatcaggaatctcagaacagtgCTCTCAGTTCCAGACTTACAGGAGTCCAGGAGGATATGGGCAAGTCACCAGCCAGAAAAAG gtCAGCTAGTGTGACCAACCTGTCCTTGGACCGTTCCGGCTCATCCATGGTTCCTGCTTACGAGAGTTCAGTTAGCCCACAGAATAGCCGGGCCCTATCTAAGGCTGACCACAGTGAAGAGGAGAGAAAGATCCTTCTG GATTCTTCACAACTTAAAGATCTATGGAAGAAAATTTGCCACAACAGTACAGGAATGGAGTTCCAGGACCATCGGTACTGGCTGCGCACTTACCCCAACTGCATTGTGGGTAAAGAGCTGGTCAATTGGCTCTTACGAAATGGCACTATTTCAACTAG AGCTCAGGCCATAGCTATTGGACAGGCTTTGGTAGACGGCCGCTGGCTTGACTGTGTCACTCATCATGATCAGATCTTCCGTGATGAGTATGCTTTATATCGCCCCCTCCAG AGCACAGAGTTCTCAGAAACCCCTTCTCCAGACAGCGAGAGTGTGAATTCCTTGGAGGGACACTCCGAACCTTCATGGTTTAAAGACATCAAGTTTGACGACAGTGACACTGAGCAGCTAGCTGATGACAATGACTATGTCACACCGA ATTCGGCCAGCCCCAGCAAAAGAACATCTGTCAGCAGTTTCCACTCTGCAGTGGACAGTGACTCAGCCGCCTCCATCAACATAAACGTGGAGCAAGACAATGTCAATTTCCACATCAAGAAGCAGGCCAAGTACCCACATGTGCCTCCTTACCCAGCCGAACAAAAAAGTATGGAGCCCCATGACCCGTTCACCCCAGAAACCGACATCCATGCACCAA TGGAAGTCCTGCTCTCTGAAGATGGAGGTCAGCATATATCCATCAGTGATGCCTTCATTAAAG AGTCTCTGTTTAACCGGAGAGTTGAGGAGAAGGCTAAAGAGATGCTCTTCACACCTCTCGGCTGGCATCACAGCTCTCTGGACCAGCTGCGGGAAGAAAACGGAGAAAAGAAAGCGATGGAGCGTTTACT TTCTGCTAATCACAGCCACATGATGGCACTGCTGCAGCAGCTGCTGTACAGCGAATCACTGTCTCTCTCCTGGCGTGACATCATTGTGCCTGTGGTGAGGCAGGTTGTGCAGACGGTGCGACCGGATGTGCGCAACTGTGATGACGACATGGATATCCGTCAGTTTGTCCACATCAAGAAG ATTCCAGGAGGAAAGAAGTTTGATTCTGCTGTAGTGAACGGCTTTGTTTGCACAAAgaatattgcacacaaaaag ATGAACCCTTACATCAAAAACCCCAAGATCCTTCTCCTCAAATGCTCCATTGAGTATCTATACAGAGAAGAGACCAAGTTCACTTGCATCGACCCAATTGTGTTACAG GAGCGTGAGTTTCTGAAGAATTATGTTCAGAGGATTGCTGACGTCCGACCAAACCTGGTGCTGGTGGAGAAGACTGTGTCCCGTATCGCTCAGGACATGCTACTGGAACACGGCATTAGCCTCGTGATTAATGTCAAACCT CAAGTCCTGGACCGTGTGAGTCGAATGACTCAGGGAGATTTAGTCATTTCAATGGACCAGCTTCTTACAAAACCTCGTCTGGGTACCTGCCACAAGTTTTACCTGCATTCCTTCCAGCTGCCAAATA ATGAAATGAAGTCCCTTATGTTTTTTGATGGGTGTCCTCCTCAGCTGGGCTGCACTATCAAGCTCCGTGGTGCTTCAGAGTATGAGCTGGCACGGGTGAAAGAGATCATCATTTTTATGGTGTGTGTGGCGTACCACTCACAGCTGGAGATCTCTTTTCTCATGGATGAGTTTGCTATGCCTCCTAGCCTGACTGAGAGTTCCTCTTTCCCATGTCTCCTGGAAAGCACCACtttggaggaagaggaagataaTGATGGTTATACGCTGGGGGATGACTACCTCACGCTTCTTCCAGAAGGAGACTTTGAGCCAGGGCTTCAGGAGATTATCAAAGCCCACAGTAGACAGGCTTCCATCTCAGAATCTTCTCGTAAAGATGGAGAAAGCCCCAGAATAAATAAAACTGGTTCAGTTGCTTCCTTCTCTGGAGGAGAGGAAGAGATTATAAAGACCTCCACACCCCTTTCATCCTCCACTTCCAGCCTTCCCCAGCCGGTGTCACCACCTTTCCTTATTTCAGACCTAAAAGAGACGTCACAGGAAGTAAATAAAGCGCCAGGTGAGGAGGAGAAGAACAAAGAGCTGGAGGAGACTCTGGTCCATCGGGACAGCACCAGCTCTGAGACCTCCCTTCCACCAACCCGGCTTTTCAGGGATCCCTTACAGGATGACACTGGCCTGTTTGTGACCGAACATGTAGCTTCTACAGATGACCGCCTCAAATCCATCTCAGCTTTGTTTAAACAGGAGCTAAAAGATATTATCCTCTGCATTTCACCCTTTATTACCTTTCGGGAGCCATACCTGCTCACGGCTGCTGGACTGCGTTGTCGTAGCCGGGATTATTTCCCAGAACAAGTTTACCTCTCACCTCTCTTAAATAAGGACTTGAAAGAGCTGGACGGACGCCGCAAGAGGCAGCTGCTGAAAGAGTCTGGCCCGAGTTCTGGCAGCCTGAACAATGGTACTGTGTCGCACCAACGGACCATCCAGATTTTGCCCTGTCACAAACTCACAGGTGCCCGTATAATAGAGCTGCTAGGCAGCAGTCAGGAGCTGGCACGCATGCTGGCTGACTATCGTGCCCAGGGGGGGCGCATTCGGCAAAGAGAAGGAATGCAACTTCGTGAAACCCCACCCACAAAGGCGCCAATGAAGTCAGACAGTGAAGAAGATAAAGGGGCAGGACTGAATGAAATGACCTGGGCTAATAAG ttGGACTGTTTGAATCCAGTCAACCATCAGAGGCTGTGTGTGTTGTTCAGTAGCTCTTCAGCACAGTCTAATAATGCCCCAAACCCCTGTGTCAGTCCATG GATTGTAACAATGGAGTTTTATGGAAAGAATGACTTGACTCTTGGCGTATTTCTGGAGAGATACTGTTTTAG ACCCTCTTACCAGTGCCCCAGCATGTACTGTGAGACCCCCATGGTTCACCACATCCGGCGCTTTGTGCACGGTAACGGCTGTGTCCAGATTGTTCTGAAAGAGCTGGACTCGCCTGTACCCGGATATCAGCACACAATCCTCAACTACTCTTGGTGCCGTATCTGTAAACAG GTGACTCCTGTAGTCCCTTTGTCTAATGACTCCTGGTCCATGTCCTTCGCCAAGTATCTAGAGCTCCGATTCTATGGTCACCAGTACACCCGCCGGGCCAATGCAGAGCCTTGTGGCCACTCCATCCATAAAGATTATCACCAGTACTTCTCCTACAACCAGATGGTGGCTTCATTCAG CTACATCCCAGTGAGGCTACTCGAGATCTGTCTGcctcctccaaaaatcatcatcagGAGCCAGGGTCCCTCTAAAGCCAACTTGCAGCAGGACCTCAAAGACTTCTCCCAGAA GGTGGCGCAAGTATACCTGGCCATAGATGACCGTCTCACCTCTCTAAAAACCGACACCTTCAGCAAGACTAGAGAAGAAAAAATGGAAGACATGTTTGCACAGAAAGAT ATGGAGGAATCAGAGCTTCGCAGCTGGATAGAGAAGCTACAGGTGCGTCTGCAGACCAGCACGATGGACTCACCACAACAACTACAGGCTGTGCTGGAGTCAGTGGTGGTCAAAAAGCAGGGTTTGTGTGAGACCCTGCAGTGCTGGAACAACAG ACTTCAGGACTTGTTCCAGCAAGAAAAAGGCAGGAAACGCTTATCTGTTCCTCCCAGCCCTGGCAGACACAGACAAGCCACATCAGATGAGAGCAAG ACTAGTGCTTTGGAGTCCTCTCCTCGTAACCCATCCCCTGTGGTCCCAAATGGAGAGAAAG AGGACCGTCATCTCAACACGTTTCCGTCAAGTTCAGGGTCCTCATCATTACTACAGTTACCGTCTCCGGCTGAACAAGCTTCAGACGTCATCACGAGCGGACCATCTTTTCCTGATCAGGACTCCGTCAGCATCCCAGACG ACATGTTTGATGGACACTTACTTGGTTCCAATGACAGTCAAGTAAAGGAAAAGTCTACCATGAAAACCATCCTTGCCAACCTGTTACCCGGCAATAGCTACAATCCCATCCCTTTCCCTTT CGACCCAGACAAGCACTATCTGATGTATGAGCACGAGAGAGTTCCAATAgccgtgtgtgagagagagcccAGCTCCATCATTGCCTTTGCACTCAG CTGTAAAGAGTATAAAACTGCCCTTGATGAGCTTACAAAAACAACAGGAAAGATGGGAGGTGATGACATATCTCAGGCCTTTAG TTCTGGAGAGAGCAGAGCAAAGAGCAGCCCAGCCAAACCTAGTGACATCAGCACATCACAGCTGAGCCGCGGCAGCGTTGATGCTGACCCACTCA AGGAGCTTGAAAGTGGAGACAAACAGAAGAAGCAGACAGGAAACCCACACATCGAGCTTC AGTTCTCAGACGCAAATGCCAAGTTCTACTGCCGAATCTACTACGCGGAAGAGTTCCATAAAATGCGAGAAGCGATTATGGAGAGCTCAGCGGATGATTTTGTGCGATCGCTCTCCCACTGTGTCAATTGGCAAGCTCGTGGCGGGAAGTCTGGAGCTGTTTTCTATGCCACTGAAG ATGATCGGTTTATTCTAAAACAGATGCCGAGATTAGAGGTCCAGTCCTTTTTAGACTTTGCACCCCACTACTTCACTTACATCACAGGCGCAGTTCAGCAGAAA CGCCCCACAGCTCTTGCGAAGATTCTGGGAGTGTTCCGTATCGGCTACAAGAACTCCCAGAACAACACAGAAAAGAAACTGGACCTGTTGGTGATGGAAAACCTCTTCTATGGGCGAAAGATGGCACAG GTGTTTGACTTGAAGGGATCCCTGAGAAACAGGAATGTGAAAACAGAGCATGTAAAGGAGAGCTGTGAGGTGGTGCTCCTGGATGAGAACCTCCTGAAACTGGTGCATGACAATCCCCTTTATATTCGCTCACACTCCAAGGCCATTCTGCGTGCCGCCATCCTCAGTGACGCCCACTTCCTGTCCAGCCACCTCATCATTGATTATTCCCTGCTGGTGGGCCGTGACGATGCCACGGATGAACTAGTTGTGGGCATCATAG ATTATATCCGGACTTTCACATGGGATAAAAAGCTGGAGATGGTGGTCAAATCTACTGGGATTCTTGGAGGTCAAG GTAAAATGCCCACGGTGGTGTCACCAGAGCTGTATCGATCACGTTTCTGTGAGGCCATGGACAAATATTTCCTCATGGTCCCTGATCACTGGACAGGTCTTGGTCTCAACTGCTGA